A genomic window from Flavobacterium phycosphaerae includes:
- a CDS encoding Crp/Fnr family transcriptional regulator produces the protein MTDSIQKYLNSVRSLCPKVTDVELSYLETGLSVSNLKARQFYIEANELQQSVGFVSKGLLRSFYIDEEGKEITVRFIAENDFATNYVAFISLKPSKFYIQCIEPSEIVNIPYLHMQNSYSKFLTLERYGRLVAEEVLKHHQKRIESFLFENAEERYLDFMKTFPNLYNRVSISSLSTYLGVERQSLTRIRKKIFQNSI, from the coding sequence ATGACAGATTCTATTCAAAAATATTTAAATTCAGTGCGCTCACTTTGCCCCAAAGTGACGGATGTTGAATTAAGTTATCTAGAGACCGGATTATCGGTTTCTAATTTAAAAGCGAGGCAATTTTATATTGAAGCAAATGAGCTTCAACAAAGTGTAGGGTTTGTTTCCAAAGGATTACTTCGATCCTTTTATATTGACGAAGAGGGCAAAGAAATTACTGTTCGTTTCATAGCTGAAAATGATTTTGCTACCAATTATGTTGCCTTTATCAGCTTAAAGCCAAGCAAGTTTTATATACAATGTATCGAGCCCTCCGAAATTGTAAATATTCCCTATTTACATATGCAGAATTCTTACTCGAAATTTTTAACCTTAGAACGATATGGGAGATTAGTTGCAGAAGAGGTTTTAAAACACCATCAAAAACGAATAGAAAGTTTTTTGTTTGAAAATGCCGAAGAGCGCTATCTTGACTTTATGAAAACGTTCCCTAATCTGTACAATAGAGTTTCTATATCCTCATTGTCTACCTATCTTGGTGTTGAACGTCAATCTCTTACTCGGATTCGAAAAAAAATATTCCAAAATTCAATTTGA
- a CDS encoding NAD(P)-dependent oxidoreductase: MNVVIFGATSYAGRSILMEVLAQNHQVTILVSNSNLLCPQDKNLIIVEGSEFSRRAIRSILHNQDVVIQCLGVGDNCYCSSTSLVSFATEVIVEAMEKRNVRHLIAISNADLGNGSASQSWFFNKLILSYFAKRSKVIREDKYSMEQIIMSSKLDWTIIRCPAIVDKPAKGYCRATLDGKGFKLSITAEDMASFVASQITLNTHLKLTPLISN; encoded by the coding sequence ATGAACGTAGTTATTTTTGGAGCTACCAGTTACGCTGGCAGGTCAATTTTAATGGAAGTGTTAGCACAAAACCATCAGGTAACTATTTTAGTAAGTAACAGTAATCTTTTGTGTCCACAAGATAAAAACCTCATCATTGTTGAAGGAAGTGAATTTTCCAGAAGAGCGATACGATCCATTTTGCATAATCAAGATGTTGTTATTCAGTGTTTAGGTGTTGGAGACAACTGTTATTGCAGTTCAACATCTTTAGTTTCGTTTGCTACTGAAGTAATTGTTGAAGCTATGGAAAAGAGGAATGTTCGTCATTTAATTGCAATTAGTAATGCGGATTTAGGAAACGGCAGTGCCTCTCAGTCGTGGTTTTTTAATAAACTTATCCTATCTTATTTTGCAAAAAGGTCTAAAGTAATTCGCGAAGACAAATACAGCATGGAGCAAATTATAATGAGCAGTAAACTAGATTGGACGATTATTCGCTGCCCTGCTATTGTTGATAAACCTGCTAAAGGATATTGCAGAGCAACACTAGATGGTAAAGGTTTTAAACTGTCAATTACGGCAGAAGATATGGCATCATTTGTAGCTAGTCAGATTACATTAAATACACACTTAAAGCTGACTCCTTTAATCAGCAATTAG
- a CDS encoding alpha/beta hydrolase: MNNPAQEQHQFITTSIGNIAVYINEVATTDLPIIFLHGVYFDHHLWDHQIEHLNHRTTIAIDMPLHGNSRTSISSNWTLDDCAIMLLEILDSLHLKQVIAVGHSWGSMTILRAASKFPQRFSSIGFCNMPFLAASKKQESIFAMQHALLMFRNFYTRQTAKFLFGKSSLKNNPMLLNQLKRTMGVLTKQQIIQIDEAVIIKAKDVTDLIRNLTVKAIAIKGKEDYVPIPPRIKIIVVEGGHVSPLKNHKRC, encoded by the coding sequence ATGAACAATCCTGCTCAAGAACAGCATCAATTTATAACCACTTCTATCGGCAATATTGCCGTTTACATAAATGAAGTAGCGACAACAGACTTGCCTATTATCTTTCTTCACGGCGTGTATTTCGATCATCATCTTTGGGACCATCAGATTGAACACCTAAATCATCGTACCACAATAGCAATAGATATGCCTCTTCATGGTAATAGCAGGACTTCAATATCGTCCAATTGGACGCTAGATGATTGTGCGATAATGCTGCTTGAGATTTTGGATAGCCTGCATTTGAAGCAGGTTATAGCTGTCGGACATTCGTGGGGAAGCATGACAATTTTGCGAGCCGCGAGTAAATTTCCGCAGCGGTTTTCGTCAATTGGTTTTTGTAATATGCCTTTTTTGGCTGCGTCAAAAAAGCAGGAGTCTATTTTTGCAATGCAACATGCTTTACTGATGTTCCGGAATTTTTATACCCGACAGACCGCAAAATTTTTGTTCGGAAAATCATCGCTAAAAAATAATCCTATGCTTCTTAACCAACTGAAACGGACTATGGGTGTCCTGACAAAGCAACAGATCATTCAAATTGATGAAGCGGTCATCATAAAAGCAAAAGACGTTACTGACTTGATAAGGAACTTGACAGTGAAGGCAATTGCCATAAAAGGTAAAGAAGATTATGTTCCGATACCTCCTCGAATTAAAATAATTGTTGTTGAAGGCGGCCATGTAAGTCCCTTGAAAAACCACAAGAGGTGTTAA
- a CDS encoding alpha/beta hydrolase family protein, translating to MSRLFCLFLIMICSSCSKDHFTPTKLRERTTKNIQNDGISVTVIIDQPNLKNVDVLMVFHGTVTSDQDILTAANTTLDKFKGILDRNDMMVISVAYPQENVLLGDSILQAEAALLWLKNTANQELGITVGKIFLAGHSQGGHMVSRLNTMHRTNGVIANAPGPLNLVYRCQFEERGQVQQSAVCTKLKNVYGLTSENGNAYFERSLLNFTNGFKSDILFVQGLNDSPIQMYSWPIFKQEVFNCTDCQSRQFVEILGGEHGSLFDSVQGKSAFNSFIGSH from the coding sequence ATGTCTCGATTATTCTGCCTTTTTTTAATTATGATTTGTTCCTCCTGTAGTAAGGACCATTTTACTCCCACCAAACTAAGGGAACGTACAACTAAAAACATACAAAATGATGGTATTTCTGTTACTGTAATTATCGATCAACCTAATTTGAAAAATGTTGATGTTTTGATGGTTTTTCACGGTACTGTTACTAGTGATCAAGATATTTTGACTGCGGCCAATACTACACTTGACAAATTCAAGGGGATTTTGGATCGAAATGATATGATGGTCATTAGTGTAGCTTACCCTCAAGAAAATGTACTATTAGGTGATTCAATTCTTCAGGCAGAAGCCGCTCTGTTGTGGTTAAAAAATACCGCTAACCAAGAATTAGGAATAACAGTAGGTAAAATATTTTTGGCAGGTCATTCTCAAGGCGGACATATGGTCAGCCGACTTAATACAATGCACAGAACCAATGGTGTAATTGCCAATGCTCCGGGACCTTTAAATCTGGTTTATCGTTGTCAATTTGAAGAGCGCGGGCAAGTTCAGCAAAGTGCAGTATGTACAAAACTAAAAAATGTATATGGTTTAACTTCGGAAAATGGCAATGCTTATTTTGAACGGTCTTTACTTAATTTTACAAATGGATTTAAATCGGATATTTTGTTTGTTCAGGGTCTAAATGATTCACCAATTCAGATGTATTCTTGGCCCATTTTTAAACAAGAGGTGTTTAATTGTACAGATTGTCAAAGCCGTCAGTTTGTTGAGATTCTTGGAGGTGAACATGGTTCACTATTTGATAGCGTTCAAGGGAAGTCTGCTTTTAATTCCTTTATTGGAAGTCATTAA
- a CDS encoding alpha/beta hydrolase family esterase has protein sequence MIRSFLLLVLISLFGCNKDDHSNITSPALIPYPEGLTTHYITVNSVIRKYLIYRPAGMTSVKAVVMVLHGGGGAGVGVSELGTHPLSVFRTLADQEKFLVVYPEGSSDIQGNPGWNDCRSDDFSGSQGDDITFLKQLNAQLVSELTINASKMFLTGTSNGALMTYSYAFQFPETIKAIAVSSGNLPEFPESGVCTTGSSIPLPILLTHGTSDPAMPANGGCVANLGGECNRGKVISQSATINYWLQRNGLQNEIPVVSQFDVNVTDAGNVEKRVYNGANPLVYYVLHNAGHQVPSKTVFSNSSAASGVQNRDIEFAEEVWSFFKGLQ, from the coding sequence ATGATTAGATCGTTTCTGTTATTGGTGTTAATTTCTTTGTTTGGATGTAATAAGGATGACCACTCGAATATTACAAGCCCTGCTTTAATTCCTTATCCAGAGGGCTTGACGACTCATTATATAACAGTCAATTCTGTTATACGTAAGTATTTGATATACCGCCCGGCGGGAATGACTTCGGTTAAAGCTGTGGTGATGGTTTTACATGGAGGAGGTGGCGCTGGTGTGGGCGTTTCCGAGCTTGGTACCCATCCCTTATCCGTTTTTCGAACCTTGGCAGATCAAGAAAAATTTTTGGTAGTTTATCCTGAAGGGTCATCTGATATTCAGGGAAATCCAGGATGGAATGATTGTAGAAGTGATGATTTTTCAGGTAGTCAAGGCGATGACATTACTTTTTTAAAACAGTTGAATGCACAATTGGTTTCAGAGTTAACTATCAACGCTTCTAAAATGTTTTTAACAGGGACAAGTAATGGTGCATTGATGACCTATTCCTATGCGTTTCAATTTCCAGAGACTATAAAAGCGATTGCAGTATCGAGTGGAAATCTTCCAGAGTTTCCTGAAAGTGGGGTATGTACAACAGGTTCCTCAATTCCTTTGCCCATATTGCTTACACATGGTACCAGTGATCCTGCCATGCCAGCCAATGGAGGTTGCGTAGCTAATTTGGGAGGGGAATGCAATCGAGGAAAAGTTATATCGCAGTCTGCAACTATTAACTATTGGTTGCAAAGGAATGGATTGCAAAATGAGATCCCTGTTGTTTCACAATTTGATGTTAATGTTACCGATGCGGGGAATGTTGAAAAAAGGGTATATAATGGAGCGAATCCCCTTGTGTATTATGTATTGCATAACGCAGGACATCAAGTTCCAAGTAAAACCGTTTTTAGTAATTCATCGGCTGCTAGTGGTGTACAAAACCGAGATATTGAATTTGCAGAAGAAGTTTGGAGTTTTTTTAAGGGACTTCAATAA